The genomic region GCTCGACCTCATCCTGGCCAACAAGCTGGTCAAGGCCGTGCCGCCGGGCGCGCACCTGTTGTTCGTCGGGGACGTCGACCAGCTGCCCTCGGTGGGCGCCGGCCAGGTCCTGCGCGACCTGCTCGACGACGGGTCGCCGATCCCGAGCGTGCGGCTGACCCACGTCTTCCGGCAGGCCCAGCAGTCGGGCGTGGTCAGCAACGCCCACCGGGTCAACACCGGCGAGCCGCCCCTCGTCCAGGGCCTGGACGACTTCTTCCTCTTCCCGTGCGAGGACGCCGAGAGCGCGGCCGAGGTCACCGTCGACGTGGTCGCGCGCCGCATCCCGCGCCGCTTCGGCCTCGACCCGCGCCGGGACGTCCAGGTGCTGGCCCCGATGAAGGGCGGCCCCGCCGGAGCCGCCGGGCTCAACACGGCCCTGCAGGCCGCCGTCACGCCCGCCGCCGAGGACGTGCCGGAGAAGCGCTTCGGCGGCCGTGTGTTCCGCGTGGGCGACAAGGTCACGCAGATCAGGAACAACTACGACAAGGGCCGCAACGGGGTGTTCAACGGGACCATGGGCGTGGTGACCGGGATCGACACCGTCGCGCAGGAGGTCGGCGTGCGCACCGACGAGGACGAGGACGTCGCCTACGACTTCGCCGAACTCGACGAACTCACCCACGCCTACGCCATCACCGTGCACCGCTCCCAGGGCAGCGAGTACCCGGCGGTCGTCATCCCCGTCACCACCAGCGCGTGGATGATGCTCCAGCGCAACCTGCTCTACACCGCCATCACCAGGGCGAAGAGACTCGTGGTCCTGGTCGGCTCGCGCCGCGCCATCGCGCAGGCGGTCCGCAACGCCTCCTCCGGGCGCCGGCACACCGCCCTGGCGCACCGGCTGAGCACGGCGGACGACGGCGTCTGAACCGGGGCCGGGCCCGCACGGTGACATCCGGTCGAACCCTCGGCGACCGTGCCGCGTCGCCCGCGCGTCCGGGAGCCGGGCACCGCGGTCGCCGGGCAGCGGACGCGCGATACCCCCTAGTGTGGGCGCGTGGACCAGACACTCATCGTGGCGGCGGCGGCCATCATCCGGGACGGCCGTGTCCTGGCCGCCCAGCGCGCCGAACCGCGCGCCCTGCGCGGCCGCTGGGAGTTTCCCGGCGGCAAGGCCGACCCCGGGGAGTCGGCCGCCGACGCGGTCGCCCGCGAGTGCCAGGAGGAACTGGGCGTACGCGTGCGCCCCCTGCACCAGATCGGCGGCGACGCGACCTTCCCGGCGCCCGACGCCGGACGGACGCGCCCCGCCGTGCTCCGCCTGTGGCGGGCCGACCTGGTCGAGGGCGAGCCGCGACCGCTGGAACACCTGTCCCTGCGCTGGCTCTCGGCCGCCGAGCTGCCCGGCCTGGACTGGCTGCCCGCCGACGTGCCGTTCCTCGACCCGCTGGCGGAGATCCTCACCGCCGGAGAACCGTCGCCGAGGGCCCCTCGGTGATCTGGGCTACCTGCACGTTTCCCCATCAGACCGCTTTGACCGCATAAACTGGCAACGGGCCGTGGCATTCTGCGGTCTCTACCCAGTACCAGGAGATCGAGCTTTCCCATGTCCAGCGCTACGCCCGTCGAGGGCTCCGCACGCCGCAGCGACCTCCGCAACGTCGCCATCGTGGCCCATGTGGACCACGGCAAGACGACCCTCGTTGACGCCATGCTCTGGCAGTCCGGTGTGTTCCGGGAGAACCAGGACGTCGACGACCGTGTGATGGACTCCAACGACTTGGAGCGCGAGAAGGGCATCACCATTCTCGCCAAGAACACGGCCGTGCACTACACGACGCCCGAGGGCGACGACGTCGTCATCAACATCATCGACACCCCCGGCCACGCCGACTTCGGTGGCGAGGTCGAGCGCGGCCTGTCGATGGTCGACGGTGTCGTCCTGCTCGTCGACGCGAGTGAGGGCCCGCTCCCGCAGACCCGCTTCGTGCTCCGCAAGGCCCTGGCCGCCAAGCTGCCCGTCATCCTCGTCATCAACAAGGTCGACCGGCCCGACAGCCGGATCGCCGAGGTCGTGGACGACACCTACGAGCTCTTCATGGACCTGGACGCGGACGAGTCGCAGATCGAGTTCCCGATCGTCTACACCTGCGCCCGTGACGGCAAGGCCTCCCTGGAGCGCCCCGCCAACGGCACGGTGCCCGACAACGACAACCTCGTCCCGCTGTTCTCCACCATCCTGGAGACCATCCCGTCCCCGGAGTACGTCCCCGGCGCACCCCTGCAGGCCCATGTCACCAACCTGGACGCCTCGCCGTTCCTGGGCCGCCTGGCGCTCGTGCGCGTCCAGCAGGGCGAGCTGCGCAAGGGCCAGAACGTCGCGTGGATCCGGACCGACGGCACCGTCCAGCAGGCCAAGATCACCGAGCTGCTCATGACCGACGGTCTGGAGCGCAAGCCCGCGGAGAAGGCGGGGCCCGGAGACATCGCGGCCATCGCCGGTTTCCCCGACATCATGATCGGTGAGACGCTGGCCGACCCGGAGAACCCGGTCGCCCTGCCCCTGATCAAGGTCGACGAGCCCGCGATCTCCATGACCATCGGCACCAACACCTCGCCGCTGGTCGGCAAGGTCAAGGGCGCCAAGGTCACCGCCCGCCTGGTCAAGGACCGCCTGGAGAAGGAGCTCGTCGGCAACGTCTCGCTGCGCGTGCTGCCCACCGAGCGCCCCGACACCTGGGAGGTGCAGGGCCGCGGCGAGCTGGCGCTGGCCATCCTGGTCGAGCAGATGCGCCGCGAGGGCTACGAGCTCACCGTCGGCAAGCCGCAGGTGGTCACCCGCCAGGTCGACGGCAAGGTGCACGAGCCCGTCGAGCGCCTCACCGTGGACGCCCCCGAGGAGTACATGGGTGCCATCACCCAGCTCCTCAGCGTCCGCAAGGGCCGCATGGAGAACATGGTCAACCACGGCACCGGCTGGGTGCGCATGGACTGGCTCGTCCCCTCCCGCGGCCTCATCGGCTTCCGCACCGAGTTCCTCACCGAGACCCGTGGAACCGGTATCGCCCACCACGTCTTCGAGAAGTTCGAGCCGTGGTTCGGCGAGCTGCGCACCCGCCCCAACGGCTCCCTGGTGGCCGACCGCGCCGGTGTCGCGGTCCCCTTCGCGATGTTCAACCTCCAGGAGCGCGGCACGCTGTTCGTCGAGCCCACCACCGAGGTGTACGAGGGCATGATCGTCGGCGAGAACTCGCGCGCCGACGACATGGACGTCAACATCACCAAGGAGAAGAAGCTCACCAACATGCGCTCGGCCACCGGCGACGAGCTCGTGCGCCTGGTGCCGCCGCGCAAGCTCTCCCTGGAGCAGGCCCTGGAGTTCTGCCGCGAGGACGAGTGCGTCGAGGTCACCCCGGAGCACGTGCGCATCCGCAAGGTCGTCCTGGACCAGAAGGAGCGCGGCCGGATGGCGGCCAACAAGAAGCGCCAGCAGCAGTAGTCCGCCGGCGGTCCCCGGACCGCCGCCCACTGCGTGCCGCCCCGTGGGCGGGTCGTCCCGGCGACCCGCCCACGGGGCGTTTTTCGTCCAGGTCAGCCGGGTAGACCGCTACCAGCATGAAGACCGAACCATCGTGTCCACGGTGCGGGCGCGCGGTCCAGCCTCCAGGGCTGTGGACCAGCGCCTGGGAGTGCGCCGTTCACGGGCGGGTGGCACCTCTGCAGGAGGTCCGCGCCCCGGGGACGGCCGCGCTCGAAGCACTCCTGCCGCAGGCCCGGGTCCCGGTGTGGATCCCGTGGCCACTGCCCACCGGATGGGTGGTCACCGGCTTCGCCGAAGCCGGTGACGAGCGCTCCGGAGCCGTCGCCACCGTCGTCGCCCTGTCCGGGCCCGGCCCGCTGGGCGGCATCGGCGAGGCCGCGATCGTCGCCGAGGACCCCGGAGTGGGGCTCGGCGCCCGCCTGGCCGGTCTGGAGGGCCCCGACCCGGGTGACGGCTTCGACCAGGGCGCGCCCAGCGCCAAGGTCCGCTTCGACGGCCACGAGATCGCTCTGTGGAACCTGGACGTGGGCCGCGACCGCGCCGTCTACACCGGCGAGGCGCTCGCCCACTGGCTGTGGCTGGTGTTCGCCTCGGCCGACACCGGCCTGCTCATGTGCGAGATCAACGCCCTGCGGGACCTGCGCGACATCAACGACGGGGGAGTGGGGCTGGAACCGCCGTTCGGCGCGATCAGCCCCTTTCTGACCCGCCGCCTCAAGCCGCGCCCCGCCGAGGAGTGACCGGCCGTACGGCTCCGGGCGCCACCCGCGCCCCGCGACTTACGTACAATCGCCCGGTGAAACGTATCGACCTGCACTCCCACAGTTCCGTCTCGGACGGGACCGACGCCCCCGCCGACGTCGTCGGCCACGCGGTCGCCGCGGGCCTGGACGTCCTCGCCCTGACCGACCACGACACCGTCGGGGGGATCAAGGAGGCGGCGGCCCATCTGCCCGCCGGTTTCACCCTCGTGCCCGGGATGGAGCTGTCCTGCGCCCACGCGGGCTCCAGCGTCCACCTGGTGTCCTACCTCTTCGACCCGGACCACCCCGGGCTGTCCGGCGAACTGACCCGGATCCGTTCCGACCGGGCCTCGCGTGCCCGCGAGATGGTGGACAAGCTCCGCGCGCTCGGTGTGGAGGTCACCTGGGAGCGGGTGCTGCAGATCGCCGGGGCCGGCCACGGGGAGTACGCCGACGCCAACACGATCGGCCGTCCCCACCTGGCCAGGGCCGTGGTGGAGGCGGGCGCGGCCAAGGACGTGCAGGACGCGTTCGACCGGTGGATCGGCTCCGGGGGCCCCGCCTACGCCGCGCGCTACGCCCTCGACCCGGTCCGGGCGGTGGAGCTGGTGCGCGCCGCCGGCGGCGTGTGCTCCCTGGCGCACCCGGCGCGCGCGGAGGGCTCCCTCAACGGCGCCGTGCCGGTCGAACTGGTCGAGCGCATGGTCGGGGCGGGACTCGGCGCCATCGAGGCCGACCACCCCTCGCACAACCGCGCCCAGACCAAGCAGTGGCGGGGCGTGGCCGCGGACCTGGGCGTGGTGGTCACCGGGTCCAGCGACGACCACGGCAGCCTGACCGGGCGCCGGCTCGGCTGCCGGACCACCGCCGAGGAGGCCTTCGAGGCGCTGACCGCGCCCGCGACCGGGGCCGTCCTCCTGCGCGGCTGAGGCGGCGCCCGGAAAGCGGCCGTGACCCGCGGCTCACGACCGCGGGGCCTCGGGCGAAGCGCCGTGACCGCGCCTCCTCCGGGTCGTGCTTCGACCGGCATTGGCCGAGCACCCCGGGAACGGTACGGTACGACCACAGTCGGCGTGCCGCCACAATGGTCGAAGTGCACCCATACCAGCTTGGACGAAAGGTCTGACACCGTGTTCTGGAAGCGGAAGTCGAAGAAGCAGGACGGCCAGGAGGCCACCGGTTCCGCTGCGGAGGGCGCGGTGGACACCCAGGAGGAGGTCGAGGAGGAGACCGACTCCGAGGAGACCGGCGCCACGGCCGGGGCCGCGAAGGACGAGAAGGCCGCCGAGGGCGACAAGGACGCGAAGGCCGAGAAGTCCGAGAAGGACCAGAAGGCGGAGAAGGACGACTCCGACGACGCGGCGAAGGCCGACGAGGACGCGGACACCGACGCCGAGGGCACGGACGAGAGCGCCGACGAGGACGCCGACACGGCCGAGGACACCGAGGCGGCCGACGAGTCCGAGGAGTCCGACGACGCCAAGGCCGACGCCAAGGACGAGGCCGACGCCGAGTCCGACGACGAGCCCGCCAAGGCGGCGGCGACCGACGACGTGTTCGGCGACGAGGGCCTGGGCGAGCCCGGTGTGACCGGCCCCGACTCCTCCGGCATCACCCGGGTGCGCTCCGAGGGCGTGTTCGAGTTCGACGGCACCAAGCACGAGGTCGTCAGCAACACCTGGATCGTGGACACCGGCGACGACGGCGTCATCGTCATCGACCCCGCCCACGACGCCGAGGCCATCCTCAAGGCCGTCGGCGACCGCGAGATCTACCTCGTGGCCTGCACCAACGGCTACAGCCCCCACATCGAGTCGGCCATCAAGGTCGCCGAGGAGGGTGACGCCGACATCGCGCTGCACCCGCGCGAGATGCGCATCTGGCGGCGCTTCCACGGCGCCGAGCACCGCCCCGAGATCGAGGTCGAGGGCGAGGGCTCCTTCGAGATCGGCGACCTGCGCGTGGACGTCATCGCCCTGCCCGGCACCTCCCCGGGCAGCGTCGGCTACTACATCAGCTCGCTCGGCGTGGTCTTCAGCGGCGACACCCTCCGCAGGGGCGAGCCCGGCAAGGTCGGCGACAGCGTCATCGACTACAGCAAGCAGCTCGCCTCCATCGGCGAGGCCCTGCTGTCCCTGCCCGGCGACACCCGCGTCCTGCCGGACCAGGGCCCCTCGACCACCATCGCGGCCGAGAACGCCAACTTCGACTCCTGGGTCTGACCCACTCCCGGGCCCGGTCCGCGCGCCCCGCTCCGGCGGGCGTCGACGGAACACGCCCCACGGGCACACGACGGCGCCGCCACCCGCATCGGGTGGCGGCGCCGTCGTATACACGCGTGCCGGGGCGGACTCAGCGGCGGCCCACGGACTCGGTCTCGTTCCAGAACGAGGTGAGCGCGCTGGAGGTCGTCTCGGGGGCCTCCACGTTGGGGGAGTGCCCAGCACCCGGCACCACCAGGCGCTTGGCACCCAGCCGCTTGGCCATCGAGTCCTGGGTGTCCGGCGCCCAGGCGTCGTCGTTCTCGCCGTAGAGCACCAGGGTGGGCAGCCGCAGCGCGGCCAGGTCGGCGACGCGGTCGTCGGCCCCCAACAGGTCCTCGGCGGTGTGGATGAGCCCCTGCGCGCTGCTCGACAGCAGGCGTGCGCGCAGGAACTCGCGGATCTCGGGGTCGGGGGTGCGATCGCCGGCCACGGCCTCGAACCGCTCCACCCACAGCTCTTCGAGCCGGGCGGACGTGGGGTCCATCGACAGCGCGGCGATGAGGTTGCGGGCGTTGACGGCGCCGGGCCCGTCCAGCGCGGCGGGGCCGCTGCACATCAGCGTGAGCGAGGCCAGGCCGGCGTTCTCCGACAGGGCCGTCTCACGGACCACGAGCCCGCCGAAGGAGTGGCCCACCAGGTGGACCGGACCGCCGTCGCCGACCTGGTCGACGACCTCGCCGACCACGGCGCCCAACGAGGACAGGCGGTAGTCGGGGCGCGGCGCGTCGGGGGCCAGGTCCAGGGTCTCGGGCCCGGGCGACTCGTAGGTGCCGGGCAGGTCGATGGCGACCACTTCCCGGCCGGCCTGGGCGAGGCTCTGGAGGAGGGCGATGAAGTCCTCCTTGCTGCCGGTGAAGCCGTGCACCAGGACAGCGGGGGCCAACTCGGTGCCCCCGGAGGTGGGCATGGCGCGCAGCGCGGCCACGGGACCATGGGCCAGCGGCAGGTCCGTGCGCCGCACGCCCGGCGGCAGGGAAAGGAACTGAGGTGTACTCACGTCGGGCAACCCTAGGGCATCGTCGGCGGGCGATCCCCCACCACCGCCGCCCGCCGCGCCAGTCGTCCCCGGCGTCCGGTCCTCCTGGTCGCCGGGGCGGTCACGGGCGGCGGGACCGCGGGGACACGCGGTGCCCGCTCGTGTGGTCGGCCGGGGCGCCCGCCTGCGCAGGCGCCTCGGGGGGTCAGGTGTTCTCGGGGTCCCGACGGGCGGCACCGCCACGGGTGCGGCGACGGCGGCGGACCCGACGCGTGCCCTCCTCGGAGGAGGCGCTGTCGCGGGAGTCACGGGCCGGCGCCGAGGACGCCTTCGGGGCCGTGTCCGGAGCGGTCCGGTCGGCGGCGGCCTCGGAACCCGTGCGCTCGCCACCGCGGGTGCGGCGACGGGAGCGGTTGCGGTTCCGGCCGCGGGAGCGCTCGCGGTCCTGGTCGGCGTCACGATCGCGCTTGGCGCCGCGCGGAGCACCGGTGTCACCGATGTCCTCGACCTCCTCCGCCTCCAGACCGGCGTGCGTGCGCTTCTCCGCGGCGAGTCTGCCCTTGGTCCCCTTGGGGATCCGCAGTGCCTCGAAGAAGTGCGGCGAGGTGGAGTAGGTTTCCTCCGGCTCGGCGAACGGCAGGTCGAGGGCGCCGTTGATCAGCTTCCACCGCGGCATCTCCCGCCAGTCGACGAACGTGACGGCGGTGCCCGTGCGGCCCGCGCGGCCGGTCCGGCCGATGCGGTGGGTGTAGGTCTTCTCGTCCTCGGGCGTCTCGTAGTTGACGACGTGCGTCACGTCGTCCACGTCGAGCCCGCGGGCGGCCACGTCCGTGGCGACCAGGATGTTGATCTTGCCGTTGCGGAAGGCCCGCAGGGCGCGCTCGCGCTGGCTCTGCCCGAGGTCGCCGTGGACGGCCGCGGCGGCGAAACCGCGCTCCTTGAGGTCGCCGGCCACCCGGTCGCAGGCCCGCTTGGTCTGGCAGAACACCATGCTCTGGCCGTGGTCCTCGGCCTGGAGCATGCGGGCGAGCATCTCGATCTTGTCCATCTGGTGGGTGCGGAACGCGTGCTGCGTGATCGTCCCGGTGATGGCGGAGCCGTCGATCTCGTCGTCGTCCCCGGCGCGCACGTTGGTCGGCTGCCGCAGGTACTTGCGCGAGAGCGAGACGATCTCGCTCGGCATCGTGGCCGAGAAGAGCATCACCTGGCGCTCCACCGGGATCTTGGTGAGGATGCGCTCGATGTCGGGCAGGAAGCCCAGGTCGAGCATCTTGTCGGCCTCGTCCAGGACCACCGCGGAGACCTCGTCCAGCCGCAGGTGCTTCTGGTTCTCCAGGTCCAGCAGGCGGCCCGGGGTGCCGACGACCACGTCGACGCCCTCCTTGAGGCCGTTGATCTGCGGCTCGTAGGAACGGCCGCCGTAGACGGTGAGGATGCGGGTGCCGCTGCGCTTGCTCGCGGTGGTCAGGTCCGCGGCCACCTGGATGGCCAGCTCACGGGTGGGGACCACGACGAGCGCGCGGGGCCGCTTGGGCGTCCCCGGGGCCGCCTGCGACCGCTGCAGCAGCGGGAGGCCGAAGGCCAGGGTCTTGCCGGTGCCGGTGCGCGCCTGCCCGATGATGTCGCTGCCGTGGAGCGCGATCGGGAGCGCGAGCTCCTGGATGGGGAACGGTTCGACGATCCCCTCGGCCTCCAGGGCGTCGGCGAGTTCGGTGCTGACACCGAGGTCGCGGAACGTTGTGGTGGATGTCGTAGTAACTTCTGTGCTGGTCAGGGCTCAAGCCTCCATCTTGCGCGGGCCGGGCGTTGGCGTGGCCGCGGCGGGGTGCGGTCGCGAGCGGCTCCTGGCCGCCGCGGAGGGCGCGGCTCACCGACTGCCCGCTCCCTGCGGGACGTCTCGGCGGCGCTGCCGTCTGGACCGGCGCGGCGCGAGGGGTACCCGGCCGCGGATCGGGTCCATCCGCTGCTCTGTCGTGTGTGAGGGGACCGGTCACGGCGAGAGGGATCGCGGTGTCCCCGCGGTCGCGGGGCTCCGGGCTCTCGCGGTCTCGGCCGCCAAGCCCGATGGTGCTCCGCACACGCCGGTCATCACCGTGAGTCTAGCTGGTGATGACTGGTGTGGACATAGCAGTTCATCGGGTTGTGGACGGCGTGGATCTACCCGTTCCCAGACGGTGCAACCACGGCGCGGCGGCGAATAGTCCTCGGGCGCCCGGAAGACGGGGCCTTCGGTCCTTCCGGTGCGTTCCCTCGTTCCTCGGAAACGCACCTCCAGGCCCTCCAGGACCCGTCGGCGCCCTCCCTGTGCTTGCCTTGGGCCTCCGCTCGTTCCTCGCTTCGGCCCGATCAACCCCCCTGTGGTTCCGGCGGGCACGCCCGTTCGCCTTCGACCCCCTGTGGTTCCGGTGCGCGGGGTCGCGCGTCTTCAACCCCCTGCGGTTCCCGCAAACGGGGCCGTTCGCCTTTGACCCGCTGGGGCCCCGGGAGCGGGGCTTTCGCGCCTTCCTGTGCGTTCGCTCGGTCCTCGCTTCGGCTCGGGCGCTGCTTGGAGTCGGGGCCTTCGTGCCTTGACCCGTCGGATCCCTCACCCGCGTGGGGCCCTGGGGGCACCGTGAGCGGGACCGCTGGCCCTTGACCCCTGCTCGTCTCCCCGGTTCGTGCCCCCTGTTCGCTTCACCCAGGATCCGCCCCTGGGTCACGCCGACTCGCGCCCTCCCCCTGCTCGCCCGGGTCCGTCCCAGGGCGGCCCCGGTCAGCCTTCTGGCCCGGATCGGCCGCCTGGGTGCACCGTGAGTGGGACGGTGTCCGCTCGAGTGCTGCCGAGACGGGTGCCGGCGTGTGCGGGTTACCCTGTCGGGCATGACCACAGGCCACACCGCCCCTCCGGGCGTGATCGATCTGCTCGGGCTGCTCGCGTACGCGGAGCTCGGCTCCTTCTTCCGCCTCGCCGACGACGCGGGCCTGGCCCCGTCCCTGCGGAGCAAGGGCCAACTGGCCGCGCTCGCGGCGACGGAGCAGGCCCACTACCAGGCGCTGCACGACCGCCTGGCGGAGCTCGGCGTCGATCCCGAGGAGGCCATGGAGCCGTTCGTGGCGCCGCTGGACCTCTGGCACGAGCGGACCGAGCCGCAGAGCTGGCTGGAGAGCCTCGTCAAGACCTACGTCGGCGACGGGATCGCGGGTGACTTCTATCGCAAGGTCGCCGAGCTGGCGGACGAGGAGACGCGGATCCTGGTCGAGGGCGTGATGGCCGAGACCGGGCGGGCCGAGTTCGTGGCCGAGACGGTGCGCGCCGCCCTGGAGGAGGACCCCAAGCTCGCCGGGCGCCTGTCCCTGTGGGCCCGCCGCCTGGTCGGCGAGGCGCTCAGCCAGGCGCAGGCCGTGGCCGTGAGCCGCCCGGAGCTGGCGACGCTGCTGGCCGGGAAGGCTCCGGAGGCCCGGGAGGGCTCCGACGCGGGCATCGGCGACCTGGCCGCCGTCAGCAGGATGTTCGCCTCACTCACGGACCGCCACGCCGGGCGGTTGAAGGCGATGGGTCTGGCGGAATAGCCGCCAGCCAGGGCGGACCGGCCAGCGGATCGGAACCGGGACGTGCGTCAAGGCGGGGTCAAGTTCAACACTTTTGTGACGATTCATTGGTCAAGGCATCGTATAGTTTGTGACGATTCCCGTCTCCTGACCGCGCGAGTAGGTACTTCCATGCCCCGTGGGACCTCCGTACGCCACCCGCTGGCCGGACTCACCCGTGACTTCCACCGGATCGGCCCGCTGAGCGGCGCGCTCGACCCCTGGATCAGTGCTGAGCTGGACCAGCACGCCGCCGACGTGTGCCACGGCATCGTCTCCTCGGGCAGCGAGCTCAACGCCGACACGCTCGGAACGTACCTGCACGGATTCATCGACGGCTGCCTGGAGCGCGGTTGGGACTCCGCCGCCGTGGACTACGACTGGGAGACACTTCGGATTCTCGCGATCTGCCGCCTGGCCAAGGATCGGGGCTTCGTCCGCTAGGTTGGTGACGTCCGCGGGTCGGCCGTGACCCACGACGCGAGGTTCCTCGCGGTCGCCTGCCCTTCCGGTTCTCCGGCGAAACGCCGGCTCTGGGCGTACGCTGAACTTATCGGTGGCTCCATTGATACCTCGACGGTTTGGTTCGTGCCCCGCGGAACGCGACCTGGGATTGACGGTGTCACGCGGTTCCGAACGGACGCGTGCGCCGGAACTTGCGGAGCGGCCTGCGGAGCCGCGAGAAAGGAATGCGAATGAGGAGCGGTCGGCATGGGGCGGCTCGCCCACCGGTCGGCGTCCTGATCCAACAGGACCGAGTCGACTTCGCGCTTTTCGTACTGATCATCGTCGTCGCGCTGGTCTCGA from Nocardiopsis aegyptia harbors:
- a CDS encoding (deoxy)nucleoside triphosphate pyrophosphohydrolase, with the translated sequence MDQTLIVAAAAIIRDGRVLAAQRAEPRALRGRWEFPGGKADPGESAADAVARECQEELGVRVRPLHQIGGDATFPAPDAGRTRPAVLRLWRADLVEGEPRPLEHLSLRWLSAAELPGLDWLPADVPFLDPLAEILTAGEPSPRAPR
- the typA gene encoding translational GTPase TypA, which gives rise to MSSATPVEGSARRSDLRNVAIVAHVDHGKTTLVDAMLWQSGVFRENQDVDDRVMDSNDLEREKGITILAKNTAVHYTTPEGDDVVINIIDTPGHADFGGEVERGLSMVDGVVLLVDASEGPLPQTRFVLRKALAAKLPVILVINKVDRPDSRIAEVVDDTYELFMDLDADESQIEFPIVYTCARDGKASLERPANGTVPDNDNLVPLFSTILETIPSPEYVPGAPLQAHVTNLDASPFLGRLALVRVQQGELRKGQNVAWIRTDGTVQQAKITELLMTDGLERKPAEKAGPGDIAAIAGFPDIMIGETLADPENPVALPLIKVDEPAISMTIGTNTSPLVGKVKGAKVTARLVKDRLEKELVGNVSLRVLPTERPDTWEVQGRGELALAILVEQMRREGYELTVGKPQVVTRQVDGKVHEPVERLTVDAPEEYMGAITQLLSVRKGRMENMVNHGTGWVRMDWLVPSRGLIGFRTEFLTETRGTGIAHHVFEKFEPWFGELRTRPNGSLVADRAGVAVPFAMFNLQERGTLFVEPTTEVYEGMIVGENSRADDMDVNITKEKKLTNMRSATGDELVRLVPPRKLSLEQALEFCREDECVEVTPEHVRIRKVVLDQKERGRMAANKKRQQQ
- a CDS encoding DUF6758 family protein, which codes for MKTEPSCPRCGRAVQPPGLWTSAWECAVHGRVAPLQEVRAPGTAALEALLPQARVPVWIPWPLPTGWVVTGFAEAGDERSGAVATVVALSGPGPLGGIGEAAIVAEDPGVGLGARLAGLEGPDPGDGFDQGAPSAKVRFDGHEIALWNLDVGRDRAVYTGEALAHWLWLVFASADTGLLMCEINALRDLRDINDGGVGLEPPFGAISPFLTRRLKPRPAEE
- a CDS encoding PHP domain-containing protein, producing the protein MKRIDLHSHSSVSDGTDAPADVVGHAVAAGLDVLALTDHDTVGGIKEAAAHLPAGFTLVPGMELSCAHAGSSVHLVSYLFDPDHPGLSGELTRIRSDRASRAREMVDKLRALGVEVTWERVLQIAGAGHGEYADANTIGRPHLARAVVEAGAAKDVQDAFDRWIGSGGPAYAARYALDPVRAVELVRAAGGVCSLAHPARAEGSLNGAVPVELVERMVGAGLGAIEADHPSHNRAQTKQWRGVAADLGVVVTGSSDDHGSLTGRRLGCRTTAEEAFEALTAPATGAVLLRG
- a CDS encoding MBL fold metallo-hydrolase, producing the protein MFWKRKSKKQDGQEATGSAAEGAVDTQEEVEEETDSEETGATAGAAKDEKAAEGDKDAKAEKSEKDQKAEKDDSDDAAKADEDADTDAEGTDESADEDADTAEDTEAADESEESDDAKADAKDEADAESDDEPAKAAATDDVFGDEGLGEPGVTGPDSSGITRVRSEGVFEFDGTKHEVVSNTWIVDTGDDGVIVIDPAHDAEAILKAVGDREIYLVACTNGYSPHIESAIKVAEEGDADIALHPREMRIWRRFHGAEHRPEIEVEGEGSFEIGDLRVDVIALPGTSPGSVGYYISSLGVVFSGDTLRRGEPGKVGDSVIDYSKQLASIGEALLSLPGDTRVLPDQGPSTTIAAENANFDSWV
- a CDS encoding alpha/beta fold hydrolase, coding for MSTPQFLSLPPGVRRTDLPLAHGPVAALRAMPTSGGTELAPAVLVHGFTGSKEDFIALLQSLAQAGREVVAIDLPGTYESPGPETLDLAPDAPRPDYRLSSLGAVVGEVVDQVGDGGPVHLVGHSFGGLVVRETALSENAGLASLTLMCSGPAALDGPGAVNARNLIAALSMDPTSARLEELWVERFEAVAGDRTPDPEIREFLRARLLSSSAQGLIHTAEDLLGADDRVADLAALRLPTLVLYGENDDAWAPDTQDSMAKRLGAKRLVVPGAGHSPNVEAPETTSSALTSFWNETESVGRR
- a CDS encoding DEAD/DEAH box helicase, which gives rise to MEAEGIVEPFPIQELALPIALHGSDIIGQARTGTGKTLAFGLPLLQRSQAAPGTPKRPRALVVVPTRELAIQVAADLTTASKRSGTRILTVYGGRSYEPQINGLKEGVDVVVGTPGRLLDLENQKHLRLDEVSAVVLDEADKMLDLGFLPDIERILTKIPVERQVMLFSATMPSEIVSLSRKYLRQPTNVRAGDDDEIDGSAITGTITQHAFRTHQMDKIEMLARMLQAEDHGQSMVFCQTKRACDRVAGDLKERGFAAAAVHGDLGQSQRERALRAFRNGKINILVATDVAARGLDVDDVTHVVNYETPEDEKTYTHRIGRTGRAGRTGTAVTFVDWREMPRWKLINGALDLPFAEPEETYSTSPHFFEALRIPKGTKGRLAAEKRTHAGLEAEEVEDIGDTGAPRGAKRDRDADQDRERSRGRNRNRSRRRTRGGERTGSEAAADRTAPDTAPKASSAPARDSRDSASSEEGTRRVRRRRRTRGGAARRDPENT
- a CDS encoding ferritin-like fold-containing protein, which produces MTTGHTAPPGVIDLLGLLAYAELGSFFRLADDAGLAPSLRSKGQLAALAATEQAHYQALHDRLAELGVDPEEAMEPFVAPLDLWHERTEPQSWLESLVKTYVGDGIAGDFYRKVAELADEETRILVEGVMAETGRAEFVAETVRAALEEDPKLAGRLSLWARRLVGEALSQAQAVAVSRPELATLLAGKAPEAREGSDAGIGDLAAVSRMFASLTDRHAGRLKAMGLAE
- a CDS encoding DUF6401 family natural product biosynthesis protein yields the protein MPRGTSVRHPLAGLTRDFHRIGPLSGALDPWISAELDQHAADVCHGIVSSGSELNADTLGTYLHGFIDGCLERGWDSAAVDYDWETLRILAICRLAKDRGFVR